A window from Fusobacterium sp. encodes these proteins:
- the hutH gene encoding histidine ammonia-lyase: MRLRIGDRRLTLEDLINVTRKGYEVVISEEAYKRVAEARALVDRYVKEKKVSYGITTGFGKFSDTVISEEETGLLQKNLIMSHSCGVGNPLPVDMAKGIMLLRVVNLSKGHSGVRKIILDTLVDMLNKDVTPFIPEKGSLGASGDLAPLSHMVLVMLGMGKAYVNGELLNGAEAMKKAGVSILDELSSKEGLALINGTQVMTSIGAHVTYDAINLMKHLDIAGALTMEALNGITCAFDPRVHEVRGHQGQIKTAENFRNILKESKCTTRQGEMRTQDPYTLRCIPQIHGASKDALEFIREKVEIEMDAVTDNPIIFCDTDDVISGGNFHGQPMALPFDFLGIAISEMANVSERRIERLVNPSLNCGLPAFLVENGGVNSGFMIVQYSAASLVSENKVLAHPASVDSIPSSANQEDHVSMGTIAARKAGEILKNARKVIAMEILSACQGIDLKKINKNLGLGTEKAYTAVREVVSYYDKDRVMNIDINTVEALIEKNSIVENVEKVIGELKI, from the coding sequence ATGAGATTGAGAATAGGGGACAGAAGACTTACATTAGAAGATCTGATTAATGTTACAAGAAAAGGTTATGAGGTAGTAATATCAGAAGAAGCATATAAAAGAGTAGCAGAAGCCAGAGCGCTTGTAGATAGATATGTAAAAGAAAAAAAGGTATCCTATGGAATTACTACAGGATTTGGAAAATTTTCAGATACAGTTATTTCAGAAGAAGAAACAGGATTGCTTCAAAAAAATCTTATAATGAGTCATTCATGTGGTGTAGGAAACCCGCTTCCAGTAGATATGGCAAAGGGAATAATGCTTCTTAGAGTAGTAAATTTATCCAAAGGGCATTCAGGAGTAAGAAAAATAATTTTAGATACATTGGTAGATATGCTTAATAAGGATGTAACTCCATTTATTCCAGAAAAAGGATCATTAGGAGCTTCAGGAGATTTAGCCCCTTTATCACATATGGTATTGGTAATGTTAGGGATGGGAAAAGCTTATGTAAATGGAGAGCTTTTGAATGGGGCAGAAGCCATGAAAAAAGCTGGAGTATCTATTCTTGATGAACTTTCTTCTAAAGAAGGATTAGCACTTATTAATGGAACACAAGTAATGACATCAATTGGAGCTCATGTAACATATGATGCAATTAATCTTATGAAACATCTGGATATTGCAGGAGCTCTTACAATGGAAGCTTTAAATGGAATAACTTGTGCATTTGATCCTAGAGTTCATGAAGTGAGAGGGCATCAAGGTCAGATAAAAACAGCTGAAAATTTCAGAAATATCCTTAAAGAAAGTAAATGTACAACTAGACAGGGAGAAATGAGAACACAGGATCCATATACATTGAGATGCATTCCGCAAATACATGGAGCAAGTAAGGATGCACTTGAATTTATAAGAGAGAAAGTTGAAATAGAAATGGATGCAGTAACTGATAATCCAATAATTTTCTGTGATACAGATGATGTTATTTCAGGAGGAAATTTTCATGGACAGCCTATGGCACTTCCATTTGATTTTTTAGGAATAGCAATATCAGAAATGGCAAATGTTTCTGAAAGAAGAATAGAAAGACTTGTAAATCCAAGCTTAAATTGTGGGCTTCCAGCATTTTTAGTTGAAAATGGAGGAGTTAATTCTGGATTTATGATAGTTCAATATAGTGCAGCTTCTCTTGTATCAGAAAATAAAGTTTTAGCTCATCCTGCTTCAGTAGATTCTATACCATCTTCAGCAAATCAAGAAGATCATGTATCTATGGGAACTATAGCAGCCAGAAAAGCAGGAGAGATATTAAAAAATGCAAGAAAAGTAATAGCTATGGAAATTTTGTCAGCTTGTCAGGGAATAGACCTTAAAAAAATAAATAAAAATCTTGGACTTGGAACTGAAAAAGCATATACAGCAGTAAGAGAAGTAGTATCATATTATGATAAAGACAGGGTTATGAATATTGATATCAACACTGTAGAAGCATTAATAGAAAAAAACAGTATAGTTGAAAATGTAGAAAAAGTTATTGGAGAATTAAAAATATAG
- a CDS encoding urocanate hydratase: MINKDIFNAMTIKLAAQDIPEKMPEMDPKIRRAPKRVVYLEKDEIELALKNALRYIPEEYHEKLAPEFLNELMEHGRIYGYRFRPEGRIYGKPIDEYRGKCGEAKAMQVMIDNNLDFEIALYPYELVTYGETGQICQNWMQYLLIKKYLENLTQDQTLVVASGHPTGLFRSNPYAPRAIITNALMVGAFDDYDNWARAAAIGVANYGQMTAGGWMYIGPQGIVHGTYSTILNAARLFCGVAKDGDLAGKIFVTSGLGGMSGAQGKATVIAKGVGIVAEVDISRIHTRIEQGWIDKIAWTPEEAFSIAKEKQEAKVPYAIAFHGNIVDLLEYADKNNKHIDLLSDQTSCHAVYDGGYCPAGITFEERTRLLAEDRETFNKLIDETLRRHYEVIKKLTSKGVYFFDYGNSFLKSIYDIGIKEISKNGRNDKGGFIFPSYVEDILGPELFDYGYGPFRWVCLSGKKEDLLKTDHAALELVDPERRYQDRDNYMWIKDADKNGLVVGTQARIFYQDAMSRTRVALKFNEMVRNGEIGPVMLGRDHHDVSGTDSPFRETSNIKDGSNIMADMATQCFAGNAARGMTMIALHNGGGVGIGKSINGGFGMVLDGSHRVDEILMQAMPWDVMGGVARRAWARNPHSIETVIEYNNDNKGTDHITLPYIADDDLIKKLVAEKIK; this comes from the coding sequence ATGATAAACAAAGACATATTTAATGCAATGACAATAAAACTGGCAGCTCAAGATATACCAGAAAAAATGCCTGAAATGGATCCAAAAATAAGAAGGGCACCAAAGAGGGTAGTGTATCTGGAAAAAGATGAAATTGAATTAGCTCTAAAAAATGCTTTAAGATATATACCAGAAGAATATCATGAAAAACTGGCACCAGAATTTTTAAATGAATTAATGGAGCACGGAAGAATATATGGGTATAGATTCAGACCAGAAGGAAGAATATATGGGAAGCCTATTGATGAATACAGAGGAAAATGTGGAGAGGCTAAAGCTATGCAGGTAATGATAGATAATAATCTTGATTTTGAAATAGCTCTTTACCCTTATGAGTTAGTTACTTATGGGGAAACGGGACAAATATGTCAAAACTGGATGCAGTATCTGCTTATAAAAAAATATCTTGAAAACCTTACTCAAGATCAGACTTTAGTAGTAGCCTCAGGACATCCTACAGGATTATTCAGATCAAATCCATATGCACCAAGAGCGATAATAACTAATGCACTTATGGTGGGAGCATTTGATGACTATGATAACTGGGCAAGAGCAGCAGCTATTGGAGTAGCTAATTATGGGCAAATGACAGCTGGTGGCTGGATGTACATAGGACCACAAGGAATAGTACATGGGACTTATTCCACAATACTTAATGCAGCAAGACTTTTTTGTGGAGTAGCAAAAGATGGAGATCTTGCAGGAAAGATATTTGTTACTTCTGGGTTAGGAGGAATGAGTGGAGCTCAAGGAAAAGCTACTGTAATAGCTAAAGGGGTAGGAATAGTAGCAGAAGTAGATATTTCAAGAATTCATACAAGGATTGAACAGGGATGGATAGATAAAATAGCTTGGACTCCAGAAGAGGCATTTTCTATTGCAAAAGAGAAACAAGAAGCTAAAGTTCCATATGCAATAGCTTTTCATGGAAATATTGTAGACCTTTTAGAATATGCTGATAAAAATAATAAACATATAGACCTTCTTTCAGATCAGACATCATGTCATGCTGTATATGATGGAGGATACTGTCCAGCAGGAATAACTTTTGAAGAAAGAACAAGATTGCTGGCAGAAGATAGAGAAACTTTTAATAAACTTATAGATGAAACATTAAGAAGACATTATGAAGTTATAAAAAAACTAACATCTAAAGGAGTATATTTTTTTGATTATGGAAATAGTTTCCTTAAATCTATTTATGATATAGGAATTAAAGAAATATCTAAAAATGGAAGAAATGATAAAGGTGGCTTTATATTTCCTTCATATGTAGAGGATATTTTAGGGCCAGAACTATTTGATTATGGATATGGACCTTTTAGATGGGTGTGTTTGTCTGGTAAAAAAGAAGATTTATTAAAAACTGATCATGCAGCACTTGAACTTGTTGACCCAGAGAGAAGATATCAGGACAGAGATAATTATATGTGGATAAAAGATGCTGATAAAAATGGACTTGTAGTGGGAACACAGGCCAGAATATTTTATCAGGATGCAATGAGCAGAACAAGAGTAGCTTTAAAATTTAATGAGATGGTGAGAAATGGTGAGATAGGGCCAGTAATGCTTGGAAGAGATCATCATGATGTATCTGGAACAGATTCACCATTTAGAGAAACTTCAAATATAAAAGATGGAAGCAACATAATGGCAGATATGGCAACTCAATGTTTTGCTGGTAATGCAGCAAGAGGAATGACTATGATAGCTCTTCACAATGGAGGAGGGGTAGGAATAGGAAAATCTATTAATGGTGGATTTGGAATGGTTCTTGATGGAAGCCACAGAGTTGATGAAATACTAATGCAGGCTATGCCTTGGGATGTAATGGGGGGAGTAGCCAGAAGAGCATGGGCTAGAAATCCTCATTCAATAGAAACAGTTATTGAAT